Below is a genomic region from Treponema sp. J25.
GCAGCCCCATAGGGGTACCCCTGTTCTCGTAATAAGACATACAATTCTCGAATGGGGAGCCCTACGATGTTACTGTAAGAGCCACGAATCTCGGAGATAAAACAGGCCCCAAGGGACTGGATCTGATAGGCCCCTGCTACCCCCTGCCATTCACCCGTATCAAGGTACCATTCGATTTCTGAAGGGCTCAGTTCAGCAAAAGTAACATAGCTCGTTATCACCCTGCTTACAATCTGTTCCTTTCGACCCACATACAACGCGAGGGCGGTGATGACCTCCTGGGTTTTACCAGAAAAACTCTGGAGCATTTCCCGGGCCTCGTCCCGATCCCGAGGTTTCCCGTAGATACGATTGTCCAGGGAGATCACCGTATCGGCCCCAAGGATCCAGAGGGGAAGCCTCCCCTGGAGGGTTTTGATGGCGGCCTGGACTTTTCGCTCAGCGATGTTTTGTACTTGTTCATGAATCGTGTATCCCGGCAGGGGAGTCTCATCAATGTAGGAGGGAAGAATTTTAAAAGGTAG
It encodes:
- a CDS encoding Maf family protein, whose protein sequence is MEPIILASASLRRQELCKQLGLPFKILPSYIDETPLPGYTIHEQVQNIAERKVQAAIKTLQGRLPLWILGADTVISLDNRIYGKPRDRDEAREMLQSFSGKTQEVITALALYVGRKEQIVSRVITSYVTFAELSPSEIEWYLDTGEWQGVAGAYQIQSLGACFISEIRGSYSNIVGLPIRELYVLLREQGYPYGAAPSTD